Proteins from one uncultured Fusobacterium sp. genomic window:
- a CDS encoding efflux RND transporter permease subunit, producing MKIIDYSIKNTVVVRFLVFLLVLGGIFSYSKLGKLEDPEFKIKEALIITLYPEADAHTVELQVTNKIEEAVNKLPNVDFIQSVSKPGYSEVKLKLDEGIPAKEVDQYWDNLRKKIDDVKLYLPIGTIPPVVLDDYGSVYGMFLAVTSDGYSYSELKKYTEYITKELNSISGITQVAEFGKVNEAVEVIIDREKISKMGLNTKFIATSLLSENLISGGGTIDYGNLRVPIRFNNEIKSLEDLENLVVFSKKLPDGSDQIVRLKDVAKLEKGYVEPITQKMYYNNKMAMGISLSPEKGTNVVETGKKIDEKIVELKEKLPIGINIEKVYYQPDLVIAAIDNFVINLIMSVATVVGVLLFTMGMRSGLIIGSGLVLSILGTLIFMYGMKIDMQRVSLGSFIIAMGMLVDNSIVIVDGVLVRRSKGMDMETALKESTYKPAIPLLGATLIAALAFLPGSIMPTYIGEYVSSSFWVIGISLLLSWVLCLTQTPVYCKLYLEGGKVTQESEREKRFYEKAKRFLTALLNKRKLVLTVLIATFLGCCLLFIKIPKTFFPDSDKRGFTINMWAPEGSKVDVIEKAAKELREYLAEDEGVVDITTTIGASPVRYYTATIPEMPNPSFAQLILNVKKVKDVERVGAKAVDFANENIAGVSVSVKKYPNGVPAQYPIEVAFSGPDPQVLRNLAQEAMDIMKTSPRALNVKNNWRNKLLTWEADYSQYKGRRGNISPIDLGTGLMRSGEGMPIGKIKEGDQQLTVVLKEKNSREKNQLTNIEQTPIWGVNIEAQPLSSVINGGKLTFQEGQVWRRDRVRTITVQCDVPVGVAAESVREEFKDKIEKIELPKGYKMKWLGEAYEQEKNNKAILGATPIPAILMFIICILLFANIKTPILIGITLPLAMIGIAPGLFITGKSFGFMSIIGALSLTGMMIKNVIVMMDEINYEIDILKKDKFEALVDSAVSRIRSVGLAALTTIFGMIPLLWDPLYGDMAATIIFGLFASTMLTLFIFPVIYGTVNKIYPKEKN from the coding sequence ATGAAAATTATAGATTACTCAATAAAAAATACAGTAGTTGTAAGATTTTTAGTTTTTCTTCTAGTTTTGGGAGGAATTTTTTCCTATAGTAAATTAGGAAAATTAGAAGACCCTGAGTTTAAGATAAAAGAGGCTTTGATAATTACACTTTATCCAGAAGCAGATGCACATACTGTGGAGTTACAAGTTACAAATAAAATAGAGGAAGCTGTAAATAAACTTCCAAATGTAGATTTTATTCAAAGTGTTTCTAAGCCAGGATATTCAGAGGTAAAGTTAAAATTAGATGAGGGTATTCCTGCTAAAGAAGTAGATCAATATTGGGATAACTTAAGAAAAAAAATTGATGATGTAAAATTATATCTTCCAATAGGGACTATACCTCCTGTGGTCTTAGATGATTATGGTTCAGTGTATGGAATGTTTTTAGCTGTAACAAGTGATGGGTACTCTTATTCAGAGTTAAAAAAATATACTGAATATATAACTAAGGAATTAAACTCAATCTCAGGAATTACTCAAGTAGCAGAATTTGGAAAGGTAAATGAAGCAGTTGAGGTAATTATAGATAGAGAAAAAATTAGTAAAATGGGATTGAATACAAAATTTATAGCTACTTCTCTTTTGAGTGAAAACTTGATTTCAGGGGGAGGAACTATAGATTATGGAAATTTAAGAGTTCCTATTAGATTTAATAATGAGATAAAAAGTTTAGAGGATTTAGAAAATTTAGTAGTATTTTCTAAAAAACTTCCAGATGGTAGTGATCAAATAGTAAGATTAAAGGATGTTGCTAAATTAGAAAAGGGATATGTTGAGCCAATAACTCAAAAAATGTACTACAATAATAAAATGGCAATGGGAATATCTCTATCTCCAGAAAAAGGAACCAATGTAGTAGAAACTGGGAAAAAAATAGATGAGAAGATAGTAGAACTAAAAGAGAAATTACCAATTGGAATAAATATAGAAAAAGTTTATTACCAACCAGATTTGGTTATAGCTGCAATAGACAATTTTGTAATCAATCTTATTATGTCAGTTGCAACTGTAGTAGGAGTATTACTTTTTACTATGGGAATGAGAAGTGGACTTATTATAGGAAGTGGACTTGTTCTTTCAATACTAGGAACTCTTATTTTCATGTATGGAATGAAGATAGATATGCAAAGGGTATCTCTTGGATCATTTATTATAGCTATGGGAATGTTAGTGGATAACTCAATAGTTATAGTAGATGGAGTATTAGTAAGAAGAAGTAAAGGAATGGATATGGAAACAGCTCTTAAAGAGTCAACATATAAACCAGCTATTCCATTACTTGGAGCAACTTTAATAGCTGCATTAGCTTTTTTACCAGGGTCAATTATGCCAACTTATATAGGAGAATATGTAAGTTCTTCATTTTGGGTTATAGGGATTTCACTTTTATTAAGTTGGGTATTATGTCTAACTCAAACTCCAGTTTATTGTAAACTTTATCTTGAAGGTGGAAAAGTAACACAAGAGAGTGAAAGAGAAAAAAGATTCTATGAAAAGGCAAAGAGGTTTTTAACTGCATTATTAAATAAAAGAAAACTGGTATTAACTGTATTAATAGCAACTTTTTTAGGGTGTTGTTTATTGTTTATTAAAATTCCTAAAACTTTCTTTCCAGATTCAGATAAGAGAGGATTTACTATAAATATGTGGGCACCAGAGGGAAGTAAGGTTGATGTTATAGAAAAAGCTGCTAAAGAATTAAGAGAGTATTTAGCTGAAGATGAAGGAGTAGTGGATATTACAACAACTATTGGGGCTTCTCCAGTTAGATATTATACTGCTACTATTCCAGAGATGCCAAATCCATCTTTTGCTCAACTTATTTTAAATGTAAAGAAAGTAAAGGATGTAGAGAGAGTAGGAGCTAAGGCAGTAGATTTTGCCAATGAAAATATAGCTGGAGTAAGTGTAAGTGTAAAAAAATATCCTAATGGAGTTCCAGCACAATATCCTATTGAAGTAGCTTTTTCAGGACCAGATCCACAAGTACTTAGAAATTTAGCTCAAGAAGCTATGGATATTATGAAAACTTCTCCAAGAGCATTGAATGTAAAAAATAACTGGAGAAATAAGTTACTTACATGGGAAGCTGACTATTCACAATACAAGGGAAGAAGAGGAAATATCTCTCCTATTGATTTAGGTACTGGACTTATGAGAAGTGGAGAGGGTATGCCAATTGGAAAAATAAAAGAGGGGGATCAACAATTAACAGTTGTTTTAAAAGAAAAAAATAGTAGAGAAAAAAATCAACTTACTAATATTGAGCAAACTCCAATATGGGGAGTAAATATAGAAGCTCAACCACTCTCTTCAGTAATTAATGGTGGAAAGTTAACTTTCCAAGAGGGACAAGTTTGGAGAAGAGATAGAGTTAGAACAATTACAGTTCAATGTGATGTTCCAGTAGGAGTAGCTGCAGAAAGTGTAAGAGAAGAATTTAAAGATAAAATTGAAAAAATAGAATTACCAAAAGGATATAAAATGAAATGGCTAGGAGAAGCTTATGAACAGGAAAAAAATAATAAGGCAATATTAGGTGCTACTCCAATACCAGCTATTTTAATGTTTATAATTTGTATATTACTTTTTGCAAATATAAAAACACCAATACTTATAGGAATTACTTTACCTTTAGCTATGATAGGTATTGCTCCTGGATTATTTATAACAGGAAAAAGTTTTGGATTTATGTCAATAATAGGAGCATTATCCTTAACTGGAATGATGATAAAAAATGTAATTGTAATGATGGATGAGATTAACTATGAGATTGATATATTGAAAAAGGATAAGTTTGAAGCTTTAGTAGATTCTGCTGTAAGTAGAATAAGATCAGTAGGACTTGCTGCTCTTACCACTATCTTTGGAATGATACCACTATTATGGGATCCACTTTATGGAGATATGGCAGCAACTATAATCTTTGGATTATTTGCTTCTACTATGCTAACGCTATTTATTTTCCCAGTAATCTATGGTACTGTTAATAAGATTTATCCTAAAGAGAAGAATTAA
- a CDS encoding IS607 family transposase, giving the protein MKYYSIGEFANKIGKTIQTLRNWDKNNTFKPAYVTNAGTRYYSQEQLNNFLGLKGKVKINKKIVGYCRVSSNKQKDDLERQIENVRTYMIAKGYQFEIITDIGSGINYNKKGLNQLIDMITNSEVEKVVILYKDRLIRFGYELIENLCEKYGTTIEIIDNTERTEEQELVEDLIQIVTVFSCRLQGKRANKAKKMIKELMEDDTCKES; this is encoded by the coding sequence ATGAAATATTACTCAATAGGAGAATTTGCAAATAAAATAGGAAAAACAATTCAAACTCTTAGGAATTGGGATAAAAACAATACTTTTAAACCTGCTTATGTAACTAATGCTGGAACAAGATATTACTCTCAAGAACAACTTAATAATTTTTTAGGTTTGAAGGGGAAAGTTAAAATTAATAAAAAAATTGTTGGTTATTGTAGAGTTAGTTCAAATAAACAAAAAGATGATCTTGAAAGACAGATTGAAAATGTAAGAACATATATGATTGCTAAAGGCTATCAATTTGAGATAATAACAGATATTGGAAGTGGAATTAACTACAATAAAAAAGGTTTAAATCAATTAATTGATATGATTACTAATTCAGAAGTTGAAAAAGTTGTGATTCTTTATAAAGATAGATTAATTAGATTCGGATATGAATTGATAGAAAATCTTTGTGAAAAATATGGAACAACAATTGAAATTATTGATAATACAGAAAGAACTGAAGAACAGGAGTTAGTAGAGGACTTGATTCAAATAGTTACTGTATTTAGTTGTAGACTTCAAGGAAAAAGAGCTAATAAGGCTAAAAAAATGATTAAGGAGTTAATGGAAGATGATACTTGCAAAGAAAGTTAG
- a CDS encoding efflux RND transporter periplasmic adaptor subunit, which produces MRLKIVILMLGILLVGCEKEVKEIIRPVETSIVAPLPQELYYEYPGIVSSGNESILSFKVAGPIKKMNVEIGSFVKKGDIIAIMDTRDYEVQLKAFENKSKVAKNAYEASKAVAENAKKQFERVETLYKEKAIPKKSYDEALAGLKSATAGELAMFSQYQEALQGVENCKNQLADTELKAPYDGYINKKFADEGSVVAGGIPVVAISSVGEKQVKISVSDRDIKGIEKGRGEFIFDNKHYKLKIAEIGKVKNIGKMTYPVTFNFEGENSQLLVDTMGIVKIACNSQEKKEVTIPVEAVFERDGKSRVWIYNNGEVTSKEVTMIAPYDNGKVIIEGVTIGEKIVTKGVHELSEGQKVKELQPFTETNVGKVL; this is translated from the coding sequence ATGAGATTAAAAATTGTGATACTTATGTTAGGTATTTTATTAGTTGGGTGTGAAAAAGAGGTAAAAGAGATAATTAGACCTGTAGAAACAAGTATAGTAGCTCCTCTTCCTCAAGAATTATACTATGAGTATCCTGGAATAGTAAGTTCAGGAAATGAATCAATTTTATCTTTTAAAGTAGCAGGACCTATAAAAAAGATGAATGTAGAGATAGGAAGCTTTGTGAAAAAAGGTGATATCATAGCTATAATGGATACTAGAGATTATGAGGTTCAACTTAAAGCTTTTGAAAATAAAAGTAAGGTAGCAAAAAATGCTTATGAGGCTTCTAAGGCAGTAGCTGAGAATGCTAAAAAGCAATTTGAAAGAGTTGAAACTTTATATAAAGAGAAAGCTATACCTAAAAAAAGTTATGATGAAGCATTAGCAGGATTAAAATCTGCAACAGCTGGAGAATTAGCAATGTTTTCTCAATATCAAGAAGCATTACAAGGAGTAGAAAATTGTAAAAATCAACTTGCTGATACAGAGTTGAAAGCTCCATATGATGGATATATAAATAAGAAATTTGCTGATGAGGGAAGTGTAGTAGCTGGTGGTATTCCAGTAGTGGCTATCTCTTCTGTAGGAGAAAAGCAGGTTAAAATCAGTGTATCAGATAGGGATATAAAGGGAATTGAAAAAGGAAGAGGAGAGTTTATTTTTGATAATAAACATTATAAGCTAAAAATAGCTGAGATTGGAAAAGTTAAAAATATAGGAAAAATGACATATCCAGTTACTTTTAACTTTGAAGGGGAAAATTCTCAACTTTTAGTGGATACTATGGGAATAGTTAAAATTGCTTGTAATAGTCAAGAGAAAAAAGAGGTAACTATCCCTGTGGAAGCTGTTTTTGAAAGAGATGGTAAGAGTAGAGTTTGGATATATAATAATGGAGAAGTAACAAGTAAAGAGGTAACAATGATAGCTCCTTATGATAATGGAAAAGTTATTATAGAGGGAGTGACAATAGGAGAAAAAATTGTTACTAAAGGGGTACATGAGTTAAGTGAAGGACAAAAAGTAAAAGAGTTACAACCATTTACAGAAACTAATGTGGGAAAAGTTTTATAG
- a CDS encoding patatin-like phospholipase family protein, producing the protein MIYRILIFLFLSFSLFSQEYQSKEQRIDAIDQEIEILLQKKESLENLKSKILKSNSKGIKSGNFDSRPKIALVLSGGGAKGAAHIGVLKVLEEYQIPIDFIVGTSAGSIIGAMYSVGYSPEEIEKTILDMNFFALMNNNKDRSLRTIEDKFASEKYPFKVNIDKNMNLSLPMGFLNGEYIYLQLKNIFSRAENISEFDKLPIPYRAITTNLNTGEEVIIKDGDLALATFKSMAIPSFLEPVQDGENYFVDGGVTNNLPVDTAINMGADIVIAVDIGANPTDIGNNSNVAAVLDKISTYKGNKNIKFQKKLADILIVPNVKEHNTIDFSNLDALVKEGEKSTLEFNYLLKNLSFSKEFQEQKSKKLEENKFEISKIKLIGNSILSEKKVENLAPHTDGKLYTKVDLELWTKKIYAIPYIEKVYYEVNDQEITFTIREKDSINIGSSLNYISDYGASIKIATTVPNFGVWTQNYTLTAELSKYPKINVSSLSFYEMGNFKLLGSFDIGYKNFPFFIYNNGDKVSTYKSEIFSGELSLGTTFSSSVVSGVKLGYENYRTNYYEGDKKYLDFEDINQFVYLKPFIYFDTLDNKAFPSKGTSFLLLSFAGEEIRDKNEYHGFSGNISLNFPLNNKFSLSLGGSLGKISGDSLSNSKLFRIGGSKNSGISYAFTGLPTMGRYADEFYIGSIGMKYNLTDTLYLLGVYNVMTYSDGDLSFQKHSELWEDKEYGYGGGIGWDTFLGPMTFMVANNIDKDSPLFELYLGHIF; encoded by the coding sequence ATGATTTATAGAATTTTAATCTTTCTTTTTCTTTCCTTCTCTCTTTTTTCACAGGAGTATCAAAGCAAAGAACAAAGAATAGATGCAATAGATCAAGAGATAGAAATTCTCTTACAAAAAAAAGAGAGTTTAGAAAATTTAAAAAGTAAAATTTTAAAAAGTAATTCAAAGGGAATAAAAAGTGGTAACTTTGATTCTCGTCCTAAAATTGCTTTAGTTTTAAGTGGTGGTGGAGCAAAAGGAGCTGCACATATTGGAGTTTTAAAAGTTTTAGAGGAGTATCAAATTCCAATAGATTTTATAGTTGGAACAAGTGCTGGAAGTATTATTGGAGCTATGTATTCAGTTGGTTATTCTCCTGAAGAGATAGAAAAAACTATTTTAGATATGAATTTTTTTGCTCTTATGAATAATAATAAAGATAGAAGTTTAAGAACAATTGAAGATAAATTTGCCAGTGAAAAATATCCTTTTAAAGTTAATATTGATAAAAATATGAATTTATCACTCCCTATGGGATTTTTAAATGGTGAATATATCTATCTGCAATTAAAAAATATCTTTAGTAGAGCTGAAAATATAAGTGAATTTGATAAACTTCCTATTCCATATAGAGCAATTACTACTAACTTGAATACAGGAGAAGAAGTTATTATAAAAGATGGTGATTTAGCTTTAGCTACTTTTAAAAGTATGGCAATTCCTAGTTTTTTAGAGCCAGTTCAAGATGGAGAAAACTACTTTGTAGATGGTGGTGTTACAAACAATCTTCCTGTTGATACAGCTATAAATATGGGAGCTGATATAGTAATTGCTGTGGATATTGGAGCTAATCCCACTGATATTGGAAATAATTCCAACGTAGCAGCAGTTCTAGATAAAATTTCCACATATAAAGGAAATAAAAATATAAAATTTCAAAAAAAATTAGCTGATATTCTCATTGTTCCAAATGTAAAAGAGCATAATACTATTGATTTTTCAAATTTAGATGCCTTGGTTAAAGAGGGAGAAAAATCAACTTTAGAATTTAATTATCTTTTAAAAAATCTCTCTTTTTCAAAAGAGTTTCAGGAACAAAAATCTAAAAAATTAGAAGAAAATAAGTTTGAAATTTCTAAAATTAAGTTAATAGGAAATTCCATTTTAAGTGAGAAAAAAGTTGAAAACTTAGCTCCTCATACTGATGGAAAACTCTATACTAAGGTGGATTTAGAACTTTGGACTAAAAAAATCTATGCTATCCCTTATATAGAAAAAGTCTACTATGAAGTTAATGATCAAGAGATTACTTTTACTATTAGAGAAAAGGATAGTATCAATATAGGAAGTTCTCTTAACTACATATCTGACTATGGAGCTTCTATTAAAATAGCTACTACAGTTCCAAATTTTGGAGTTTGGACACAAAACTATACTCTCACTGCTGAACTATCTAAATATCCAAAAATAAATGTTAGCTCTCTTTCATTCTATGAAATGGGAAATTTTAAATTGTTAGGTTCTTTTGATATAGGTTATAAAAATTTTCCTTTCTTTATATATAATAATGGAGATAAAGTTTCTACTTATAAAAGTGAAATCTTTAGTGGAGAACTATCTTTAGGAACAACTTTTTCAAGCAGTGTAGTTTCAGGAGTAAAATTAGGATATGAAAACTATCGAACTAATTATTATGAAGGAGATAAAAAATACTTAGATTTTGAAGATATTAACCAATTTGTTTATTTAAAACCTTTTATCTATTTTGACACTTTAGATAATAAGGCTTTCCCTTCAAAAGGAACATCTTTCTTACTTCTTTCTTTTGCTGGGGAAGAGATTAGAGATAAAAATGAATATCATGGATTTTCTGGAAATATTTCATTAAACTTTCCTTTAAATAACAAATTTTCTTTATCTTTAGGTGGTAGTTTAGGAAAAATCTCTGGAGATTCTTTAAGTAATAGTAAACTATTTAGAATAGGTGGAAGTAAAAACTCTGGAATTAGTTATGCTTTTACTGGTTTACCTACTATGGGTAGATATGCTGATGAATTTTATATTGGAAGTATTGGAATGAAATATAATCTCACAGATACTCTTTATCTTTTAGGAGTATATAATGTTATGACATATTCTGATGGAGATTTATCTTTCCAAAAACATTCTGAACTTTGGGAAGATAAAGAATATGGTTATGGAGGAGGTATTGGTTGGGATACTTTCTTAGGACCTATGACATTTATGGTAGCTAATAATATAGATAAAGACTCCCCATTATTTGAGTTGTACTTAGGACATATTTTTTAG
- a CDS encoding transposase codes for MILAKKVRLYPTREQEQKLWQSVGTARFIYNYTIAKQEENYKNGGKFISDGVIRKELTQLKKSELIWLNEVSNNITKQAVKDACNSYKRFFKGLANKPKFKSKKKNKPSFYNDPIKLKIKDKKILIEKVGWINIREQIPTGAKYNNPRITYDNKYWYISIGVEVEKKQEELTDVSLGIDLGLKDLAICSDGKIFKNINKTKKVKKLEKRLKQKQKQISRKYEMNKIKKEGGVRCQFIKTKNIEKLENTTRLIHRKLNNIRNNYLHQVTTSIVKTKPYRIVIEDLNVSGMMKNKHLSDSVRKQCFHKFREYITYKTELNGIELVVADKFYPSSKTCSQCGSIKKDLKLKDRVYRCSHCGVVIDRDYNASLNLSMYKLA; via the coding sequence ATGATACTTGCAAAGAAAGTTAGGCTTTATCCAACTAGAGAGCAAGAACAAAAATTATGGCAATCTGTTGGAACTGCGAGATTTATCTATAACTATACTATCGCAAAACAGGAAGAAAACTATAAAAATGGTGGTAAATTTATTAGCGATGGAGTCATCAGAAAAGAATTAACTCAACTAAAAAAATCTGAGCTAATTTGGTTAAATGAAGTATCAAATAATATAACTAAACAAGCAGTAAAAGATGCTTGTAACTCCTATAAAAGATTTTTTAAAGGTTTAGCTAATAAACCAAAATTTAAAAGTAAAAAGAAAAATAAACCTAGTTTTTACAATGACCCTATAAAATTAAAAATTAAAGATAAAAAGATCTTGATTGAAAAAGTAGGTTGGATAAACATAAGAGAACAAATACCTACTGGAGCTAAATACAACAACCCTAGAATTACCTATGATAATAAATATTGGTATATATCTATTGGAGTAGAAGTTGAGAAAAAACAGGAAGAACTGACAGATGTTTCATTAGGAATAGATTTAGGATTAAAAGATTTAGCAATTTGTTCAGATGGAAAAATTTTTAAAAATATTAATAAAACTAAAAAAGTTAAAAAACTAGAAAAAAGATTAAAACAGAAACAAAAACAAATTAGTAGAAAATATGAGATGAACAAAATAAAAAAAGAGGGAGGTGTGCGTTGTCAATTTATTAAAACTAAAAATATAGAAAAGTTAGAAAATACAACAAGACTAATACATAGAAAATTAAATAATATTAGAAATAACTATCTTCATCAAGTTACGACAAGTATAGTGAAAACCAAACCATATAGAATTGTAATAGAAGATTTGAATGTTTCTGGAATGATGAAGAATAAACATCTATCAGATTCAGTAAGAAAACAATGTTTTCATAAGTTTAGAGAGTATATAACCTATAAAACTGAATTAAATGGGATAGAATTAGTAGTAGCAGATAAATTTTATCCATCATCAAAAACTTGTAGTCAGTGTGGTTCTATAAAGAAAGATTTAAAACTGAAAGATAGAGTTTATAGGTGTTCACATTGTGGAGTAGTAATAGATAGAGACTATAATGCTTCACTGAATTTATCTATGTATAAATTAGCATAA
- a CDS encoding NUDIX hydrolase: MLKEVTFEIEKLKKEIERYVPFNEQEERDKQIILEILENEDNVLTRENQKYHFTVSAWIVTPDRKKVLMCYHNIYNSWAWLGGHTDGESNLREVILKEVREESGVTNIKFLLDEIFSLEILTVDGHIKKGKYVSSHLHLNITFLLEAEETEKLLINPDENSDLDWIAVEKISIKSSEKWFVENIYSKLNTKVEIYQSKNII, translated from the coding sequence ATGTTAAAAGAAGTTACATTTGAAATAGAAAAATTAAAAAAAGAGATTGAGAGATATGTACCTTTTAATGAGCAAGAAGAGAGAGATAAACAGATTATTCTTGAAATTTTGGAAAACGAGGATAATGTTTTAACGAGAGAAAATCAAAAATATCATTTTACTGTATCAGCTTGGATAGTAACACCAGATAGAAAAAAAGTCTTGATGTGTTATCATAATATATATAATTCTTGGGCTTGGCTTGGTGGACATACAGATGGAGAGAGCAATTTAAGAGAAGTTATATTAAAAGAAGTTAGAGAAGAAAGTGGAGTTACTAATATTAAGTTTTTATTAGATGAAATTTTTTCTTTGGAAATTCTTACTGTAGATGGACATATAAAAAAAGGTAAATATGTTTCCTCTCACCTTCATCTGAATATAACATTTTTACTAGAAGCAGAAGAAACAGAAAAACTTTTGATAAATCCAGATGAAAATAGTGATTTAGATTGGATTGCTGTAGAAAAGATTTCGATAAAATCAAGTGAGAAATGGTTTGTGGAGAATATTTACTCAAAATTAAATACTAAGGTTGAAATTTATCAAAGTAAAAATATAATCTAA
- a CDS encoding TetR/AcrR family transcriptional regulator has product MSQKSKSMIVRFKILQTALNEFANYSYEKSSINRICTDGNISKGVMYHHFKDKDELYLLCVRYCYDTMLDYYKSKLKDNDDWREEIKNFLDIRYHFFRENPLLQKIFFNTLLKMPDHLKGEIKKITKSLDELNYQFSMKILKKIKIRHGLKPEEIIFLLDAVQNMLNEKFYGKAQKSEEIEEISQEYDRTAEKWIDIMLYGILER; this is encoded by the coding sequence ATGAGTCAAAAAAGTAAGAGTATGATTGTCCGTTTTAAGATACTTCAAACTGCATTAAATGAATTTGCTAATTATAGTTATGAAAAATCTTCTATCAATAGAATATGTACAGATGGGAATATTTCTAAAGGAGTGATGTATCATCATTTTAAAGATAAGGATGAGTTGTATCTTTTATGTGTTAGATATTGTTATGATACTATGTTGGATTACTATAAGAGTAAGTTAAAAGATAATGATGATTGGAGAGAGGAGATAAAAAATTTTTTAGATATAAGATATCATTTTTTTAGAGAAAATCCACTTTTACAGAAGATATTTTTTAATACTCTTTTAAAAATGCCAGACCATTTAAAAGGGGAGATAAAAAAGATAACTAAGAGTTTAGATGAATTAAACTATCAATTTTCTATGAAAATTTTAAAGAAAATAAAAATTAGACATGGATTAAAGCCAGAAGAGATAATATTTTTATTAGATGCTGTTCAAAATATGTTAAATGAAAAATTTTATGGAAAAGCTCAAAAAAGTGAAGAAATAGAGGAAATTTCTCAAGAGTATGATAGAACAGCAGAAAAGTGGATAGATATAATGTTGTATGGAATACTTGAAAGATAA
- a CDS encoding TolC family protein, with the protein MNLKSLIIILSLFIVGCSSTQVEKEKLVTVQEEKEYLEKYGPTLSLEETLKIARERNLDLKIKELEREIATLDKKIAFGNFLPSITLGGSYTRLDDDINIEMGLDLGPLGAAMHLPSSIETKLIDESFYTTGVAAQIPIFVPSTWYLYSARQKGEDISKLAESLADKMLQLQVMSQYFYILALESEKETLINSLKSSQELEKKVETSLKVEGVLEWELKKVQALVESQEIALNKNQRDLRIAKMNLKKTLNLNLQEDIKIEKIESIEVVLPTLDECIYKALNGNEILQMREKGQEINEDLKKIAITNFLPKIVLGGGYINNSNHTLADPDFLFGNVSGVISVFNGFKNVNEYKKAVRREKIGELTLEKEFMTTVLEVTKAYENVKTAQEMWNMAKLNYEAETGKLNQRMVERKVEMIGDEEFYKALAEYNEALSLKEKVQYQYELALGALSIAMGENPVRGGL; encoded by the coding sequence ATGAATTTAAAAAGTTTAATAATAATTCTCTCTTTATTTATAGTAGGGTGTAGTAGTACTCAAGTAGAAAAAGAAAAACTTGTAACTGTACAAGAAGAGAAAGAATATTTGGAAAAGTATGGTCCAACTCTATCTTTAGAGGAAACTTTAAAAATAGCTAGAGAAAGAAATTTAGATTTAAAAATAAAAGAGTTAGAAAGAGAGATAGCTACTTTAGATAAAAAAATAGCTTTTGGAAATTTTTTACCATCTATTACTTTAGGGGGTAGTTATACAAGATTAGATGATGATATTAATATAGAGATGGGATTGGATTTAGGTCCTTTGGGAGCGGCTATGCATTTACCATCTTCTATTGAAACTAAACTTATAGATGAGAGCTTCTATACTACTGGAGTGGCTGCACAGATACCTATATTTGTTCCATCTACTTGGTATCTATACAGTGCTAGACAAAAAGGAGAAGATATTAGTAAATTAGCTGAAAGTCTTGCTGATAAGATGCTACAATTACAAGTAATGAGTCAATATTTTTATATTTTAGCTTTAGAGTCAGAGAAAGAAACTCTTATCAATAGTTTAAAGTCTTCCCAAGAGTTAGAAAAAAAGGTTGAAACTTCTTTAAAAGTAGAAGGAGTTTTAGAATGGGAACTAAAAAAAGTACAAGCTCTAGTTGAAAGCCAAGAGATTGCTTTAAATAAAAATCAAAGAGATTTAAGAATCGCTAAGATGAATTTAAAAAAGACATTAAATCTTAATTTACAAGAAGATATTAAAATTGAGAAAATAGAGAGTATAGAGGTAGTTTTACCAACTTTAGATGAGTGTATATATAAAGCCTTAAATGGAAATGAGATTTTACAAATGAGAGAAAAGGGACAGGAAATAAATGAAGATTTGAAAAAGATTGCAATTACTAATTTCTTACCTAAGATAGTTTTAGGGGGAGGGTATATTAATAATAGTAATCATACTTTAGCTGATCCTGATTTTCTTTTTGGAAATGTAAGTGGAGTTATAAGTGTATTTAATGGATTTAAAAATGTTAACGAGTATAAAAAAGCAGTGAGAAGAGAGAAAATAGGGGAGTTAACTTTAGAAAAAGAGTTTATGACAACAGTGTTAGAAGTAACAAAAGCTTATGAAAATGTAAAAACAGCTCAAGAGATGTGGAATATGGCTAAACTTAATTATGAAGCAGAAACAGGAAAATTAAATCAAAGAATGGTTGAAAGAAAAGTTGAAATGATCGGAGATGAAGAGTTTTATAAGGCTTTAGCTGAATATAATGAAGCTTTAAGTTTAAAAGAAAAAGTACAATATCAATATGAGTTAGCTTTAGGAGCACTAAGTATAGCTATGGGAGAAAATCCAGTAAGAGGAGGGTTATGA